A genomic region of Dreissena polymorpha isolate Duluth1 chromosome 4, UMN_Dpol_1.0, whole genome shotgun sequence contains the following coding sequences:
- the LOC127880190 gene encoding magnesium transporter NIPA2-like codes for MNNVSAAAGKFADAANATTTSFPSTTVNVSDNTTLWTKQTPEEAIQNFWIGLALAVTSACFTGSSFILKKKGLLNASRAQGTRAGDGGFAYLKQWLWWAGMIIMIVGEIMNFLAYLFAPATLVTPLGALSVICSALMSSYFLNERLNLLGKVGCALCIFGSTLIVVHSPQEQEIQTMESLLDRILEPGIIILSVALIAIALVSIFVLAPKWGQKNVLVYVSVCSCLGSFTVMGAKGFGVAIKETINGRNEFDNFLTYVMAAIVIACSMVELVFLNKALDTFNTAIVTPTYYVIFTSCAVMFSLVMFKEFGNMTVEDIIGCVIGFLVIVSGIFLLNAFKNMNISLRNLPKAQKTDPNTAQNGDAMGVAHDDHHLLEENENLSHDEETAINDCPPQTPFPDEEPDVDMFMLERDKMTDGLTTDSNSNISYTSNVNGSLVME; via the exons ATGAACAACGTCTCAGCTGCCGCCGGCAAGTTTGCCGACGCCGCCAACGCTACGACGACGTCGTTTCCGTCGACGACAGTGAATGTCTCCGACAATACGACGCTGTGGACAAAACAGACGCCTGAGGAGGCTATTCAGAACTTCTGGATCGGTCTGGCGCTTGCCGTCACTTCCGCTTGCTTTACCGGTAGTAGCTTCATTCTAAAGAAGAAAGGCCTTCTTAACGCGTCGAGGGCGCAAGGCACTCGTGCAG GTGATGGTGGGTTTGCCTACCTAAAGCAGTGGCTATGGTGGGCCGGGATGATCATAA TGATCGTTGGTGAGATAATGAACTTCCTGGCGTACCTGTTCGCGCCGGCGACCCTCGTCACTCCGTTAGGGGCTCTCAGTGTCATCTGCAG CGCGCTGATGTCCTCCTATTTCCTCAACGAGCGCCTCAACCTGCTGGGCAAGGTGGGTTGCGCTCTCTGCATCTTCGGCTCCACCCTCATAGTCGTGCACTCGCCACAGGAGCAGGAAATCCAGACTATGGAGAGCTTGCTAGATCGTATACTCGAACCAG GTATAATTATCCTCTCGGTAGCCTTGATAGCCATAGCCCTGGTCAGCATTTTCGTCCTGGCCCCTAAATGGGGTCAGAAGAACGTGCTTGTCTACGTGAGCGTCTGCTCGTGTCTAGGGTCGTTCACCGTCATGGGGGCCAAAGGTTTCGGTGTCGCCATCAAAGAAACAATCAATGGCAGAAATGAGTTTGACAATTTCCTGACGTACGTGATGGCCGCAATTGTGATCGCGTGTAGTATGGTTGAGTTGGTTTTCCTCAACAAAGCCTTGGACACGTTCAATACTGCAATAGTGACACCGACGTATTACGTGATATTTACGTCATGCGCCGTGATGTTCTCGCTAGTGATGTTCAAGGAATTCGGTAACATGACCGTGGAGGACATTATAGGTTGTGTAATCGGGTTCTTAGTCATCGTGTCGGGTATATTTCTCCTGAACGCGTTCAAGAACATGAACATTTCGCTGCGCAATTTGCCCAAGGCTCAGAAGACCGACCCAAACACCGCACAAAACGGTGACGCAATGGGCGTTGCCCATGACGACCATCATCTTCTCGAGGAGAACGAGAATCTCAGTCATGATGAAGAGACCGCTATTAATGACTGCCCGCCGCAGACGCCTTTCCCCGACGAGGAACCGGATGTAGATATGTTCATGTTGGAGAGGGACAAAATGACAGACGGGTTAACAACGGACTCCAATAGTAATATATCGTACACTAGTAACGTGAACGGAAGTTTAGTAATGGAATGA